In a genomic window of Polycladomyces abyssicola:
- a CDS encoding YIEGIA family protein — MMQGLMRLDLYTWAVIIGVLAGFVTRLLMLRTDYRHYPTYPHGHVMHLSLGLIAAGMGAVAVPALLDRNYTAITFLALAAQQFREVRNMERETMSKLDHMELVPRGASYIEGIAMVFEGRNYLVIFSSFITSLAVVISHRWYGGVITGLVMILAAARLRTGKVLREIAEIRLGNLRWEGANLFVDDIHLMNVGLKKDRERIEQHGVGVVVRPLDGVSVVTLANLGQRQAILHDVSARLGVYRDTGDAGLVPIAKRKLDDGRLGILVLPHEKDEQKILEAVARVPVLESAIRMPAETQHRNTSSVRRG, encoded by the coding sequence ATGATGCAAGGGCTGATGCGTTTGGATCTGTATACGTGGGCGGTGATCATCGGTGTGTTGGCCGGTTTTGTGACACGACTCCTCATGTTGCGGACGGATTATCGACACTACCCCACATACCCGCACGGGCACGTGATGCATTTGTCGTTGGGGCTGATCGCCGCTGGTATGGGTGCAGTTGCTGTCCCCGCATTGTTGGACCGCAACTATACGGCCATCACGTTTTTGGCCCTGGCAGCACAACAATTTCGCGAAGTACGCAACATGGAACGTGAAACAATGTCCAAACTGGATCATATGGAACTGGTGCCTCGTGGTGCTTCTTATATCGAGGGAATCGCCATGGTATTTGAGGGGCGAAACTATTTAGTCATTTTTTCTTCGTTTATCACTTCCCTTGCCGTGGTGATCAGCCATCGCTGGTACGGTGGCGTAATCACGGGATTGGTCATGATCCTCGCGGCAGCCCGACTGCGCACGGGGAAAGTCCTGCGGGAAATTGCTGAAATCCGCCTCGGAAACTTGCGTTGGGAGGGGGCTAACCTGTTTGTGGACGACATTCATTTGATGAACGTGGGACTGAAAAAGGATCGGGAAAGGATTGAACAACACGGGGTGGGTGTGGTGGTTCGGCCGTTGGATGGCGTTAGTGTGGTTACCTTGGCCAACCTGGGACAACGACAGGCGATTCTACACGATGTTTCGGCCAGACTGGGGGTCTACCGCGATACCGGGGATGCCGGATTGGTACCGATCGCCAAACGAAAGCTGGATGACGGACGATTAGGAATTTTGGTGTTACCGCATGAAAAGGATGAGCAAAAAATCCTCGAGGCCGTGGCTCGTGTACCCGTACTGGAAAGTGCCATCCGTATGCCGGCAGAGACCCAGCATCGCAACACTTCGTCGGTCAGGAGGGGATAG
- a CDS encoding capping complex subunit for YIEGIA: MIDITIAQSILAVVSCKPNRIGNGAVPVFLAQSTEEVQKLGATLGQILDGMVHELEPETIIVVKHS; the protein is encoded by the coding sequence ATGATCGATATCACCATTGCGCAATCGATATTGGCTGTTGTTTCCTGTAAACCTAACCGTATAGGCAATGGCGCGGTTCCCGTATTTTTGGCACAATCAACAGAAGAGGTGCAGAAGTTGGGTGCGACTCTGGGCCAAATATTGGACGGGATGGTACATGAACTGGAGCCGGAGACCATCATCGTCGTGAAGCATTCGTGA